A genomic window from Lotus japonicus ecotype B-129 chromosome 1, LjGifu_v1.2 includes:
- the LOC130729406 gene encoding uncharacterized protein LOC130729406, whose protein sequence is MDPNNHHYNTQNSSSYPISNQNPNNYEDPNQFSYPRPQNPTNYQVTHQFSNQRPQNPNYFQVSHQFSNQHPQNPNYYPDPNQYSNQSSFVPNFHPSYGSVRYPSQTPQSSGYMPMVRENFPSVDGPEFPEFSTQVNLGDGSADNEVNEVTPKSKKTHAPAWNTAQNLVLISGWINCGTSSVVGKNQKGETFWRDIAEYCNEHYSFDPPRDGIACRNRWNYMNKILGKWIGAYDAAKRQQGSGWSDNDVLAKAQELFACGKNVQFTLMEEWIALRDLPRFCSQVGGNGGSASSGSKRSHDSDACGSTTIGSIPRPMGREAAKRKNKKKSKEPTNQLMKTNLYLKLSSEEDLDDRKKELLSKLAPYLQNSQLEEAFILNQLGLGPNQNLEDSAPRRKYVRRDHAAANRRLIDDYFANEPTYDDSMFRRRYRMQKHVFLRIVADLSSSDNYFTQRVDAAKKEGISPLAKCTTAMRMLAYGVAADAVDEYIKIGGTTALECLRRFCNGIIRLYEHEYLRAPTQEDLQRILQVSEQRGFPGMIGSIDCMHWEWKNCPKAWEGQFTRGDKGTTTVILEAVGKAPTVSFIVNQRPYNMAYYLADGIYPSYPTFVKSIRLPQSEPDKLFAQVQERCRKDIERAFGVLQARFKIIREPARLWDIADLGIIMRSCIILHNMIVEDERDTFAQRWTDFEQSGEGGSSTPQPYSTEVLPAFANHVRARSELRDSNVHHELQADLVKHIWTKFANAS, encoded by the exons atggatcccaacaatcatcattacaacacccagaattcttcaagctacccaatttccaaccaaaatcccaacaactatgaagatccaaatcaattttcttacccacgtcctcaaaatcccaccaattatcAGGTCAcacatcaattctccaaccaacgtcctcaaaatccaaactattttcAAGTCTcacatcaattctccaaccaacatcctcaaaatccaaactattatccagatccaaatcaatattcGAACCAGTCATCATTTGTTCCAAACtttcatccatcttatggatctgtgagatatccatctcaaacaccccagtctagtggttatatgccaaTGGTTCGTGAAAATTTTCCTAGTGTTGATGGACcggaatttccggaattttcaacacaagtcaatcttggtgacgggtcagctgataatgaagtcaatgaagtcactcctaagagcaaaaaaACGCATGCacccgcatggaacactgcacaaaatttggtgctaattagtgggtggattaactgtggaacaagcagtgttgtggggaaaaaccagaaaggagaaacattttggagagatattgctgagtattgtaatgagcattactcattcgatcctccgcgtgaTGGAATTGCATGTcgaaaccgttggaattatatgaacaaaatactgggtaaatggattggcgcttatgatgccGCTAAGCGTCAACaaggaagcggttggtcggataatgatgttttggcaaaagcgcaggaattattcgcatgtgggaagaatgttcaatttactttgatggaagaatggatCGCTCTCCGTGATCtaccacgtttttgtagtcaagtaggaggaaatggtggctcagcaagtagtggatctaagagatctcacgacagtgatgcatgtggctcaaccactataggatcaattcctcgtccaatgggtagggaggcagctaaaagaaagaataaaaagaaaagtaaagaacCT ACTaaccaattgatgaaaaccaatttgtatctCAAGCTAAGTTCTGAAGAGGATCTCGATGACCGTAAGAAAGAGCTGTTGAGTAAGTTGGCCC cataccttcaaaattctcaACTTGAAGAAGCTTTTATACTCAACCAATTAGGGTTGGGTCCAAACCAAAATTTGGAAGATAGTGCACCTCGTAGAAAGTATGTCCGTAGAGATCATGCAGCAGCAAACCGAAGGCTAAttgacgactactttgccaatgagcctacatatgacgattcaatgtttcgtcgtcggtaccggatgcaaaaacacgttttccttcgaatcgttgcggacctttcaagtagtgataactacttcacccagcgagttgatgcagccaagaaagaaggtatatcacccttagcaaaatgtaccacagcaatgcgaatgttagcatatggtgtggcagcagatgcagtcgatgagtacatcaaaataggaggtactacagcactggagtgtttacgtagattctgtaatggaatcatacgattgtatgagcacgagtacctgagagcaccaactcaagaggacctgcaaagaatactacaggttagtgaacaaagggggttcccaggcatgatcgggagtattgactgcatgcactgggagtggaaaaattgtcctaaagcatgggaaggtcaatttactagaggggataagggaaccactacagttattcttgaagcagtt ggaaaggctccAACTGTGAGTTTCattgtgaatcaacgtccctataatatggcatactatctagctgatggtatctacccttcttatccaactttcgtcaaatcgatcagacttcctcaaagtgaaccggataagttgtttgcacaagttcaggagagatgtcggaaggacatcgaacgtgcatttggagttcttcaagctcgttttaaaatcatccgtgaaccagctcgtttgtgggacatagctgatttgggtatcattatgaggtcatgcatcatattacataatatgattgttgaggatgaacgagatacatttgctcaacgttggaccgattttgagcaatctggggaaggtggatctagtacaccgcaaccatactcgaccgaggtgttacccgcttttgcaaatcatgtgcgtgctagatccgagttgcgtgattcgaacgttcatcacgaactgcaagcagatctagtgaagcacatatggacaaagtttgcaaatgcttcgtga
- the LOC130729407 gene encoding U-box domain-containing protein 9: protein MAKPGVLDSDPEAKNITELKKELQRLVRSIVDDEDCSAEAIDQAKETLSVLRDLKLRKKSSLSLKLQKTVVFPDEFKCPISKELMKDPVIVASGQTYDRPFIQKWLNAGNQTCPQTNQVLAHTLLIPNHLVREMIEQWSKKQGLESPNTVPYINEEAIKEADSDHFLCLLEKMSSTLSDQKAAAKELRLLTKKHPCYRALFADTEDGIPQLLKPICESNSLDSDLREDVITTLLNISIHDSNKKPVAETPMVIPLLMKALRTGTIETRSNAAAAIFTLSALDSNKELIGKSDALKPLIELLEEGHPLTMKDVSSAIFSICLIHENRARAVKDGAVRVILTKVKNRIHVAESLAILALLSTHHTAVQDMGELGAVPSLLSIMREGSCERSKENCVAILQAICLYDRSKLKEVRDEENSHRTISELARTGTSRAKRKATGILDRLNKIVNITHTA, encoded by the exons ATGGCCAAGCCTGGGGTGTTGGATTCTGATCCGGAGGCGAAGAACATCACTGAGTTGAAGAAGGAGTTGCAGAGGTTGGTGAGGTCCATTGTTGATGATGAGGATTGCAGTGCTGAGGCCATTGATCAAGCCAAGGAGACCCTTTCTGTTCTCAGGGATTTGAAGCTGAGGAAGAAATCTTCACTGTctttgaagcttcagaagactGTGGTTTTCCCAGATGAATTCAAGTGCCCAATTTCCAAAGAATTGATGAAAGATCCTGTCATTGTGGCTTCTGGTCAG ACATATGATAGACCTTTCATTCAAAAATGGCTGAATGCTGGTAATCAGACTTGCCCTCAAACCAATCAAGTCCTCGCACACACACTCCTTATTCCAAATCACCTTGTGAGGGAAATGATAGAACAATGGTCTAAAAAGCAAGGGCTTGAATCACCCAACACTGTTCCTTATATTAATGAGGAAGCCATCAAAGAAGCTGACAGTGAccattttctttgtttgcttGAGAAAATGTCTTCAACACTATCTGATCAGAAAGCAGCTGCGAAAGAACTTCGCTTGTTGACAAAGAAGCATCCTTGTTACCGGGCACTTTTTGCTGATACTGAAGATGGCATCCCCCAATTGCTTAAACCAATTTGCGAAAGCAATTCTCTCGATAGCGATCTCCGAGAAGATGTAATCACAACACTCCTCAATATCTCAATTCATGATAGTAACAAAAAACCAGTAGCTGAAACTCCAATGGTCATTCCACTTCTTATGAAAGCATTGAGAACCGGAACAATTGAAACAAGAAGCAATGCTGCAGCAGCAATTTTCACTCTGTCAGCTCTTGACTCAAACAAGGAACTGATCGGAAAATCTGATGCCTTGAAGCCGTTAATTGAGCTTTTGGAAGAAGGGCATCCCTTAACCATGAAGGATGTTTCTTCAGCAATTTTTTCTATATGTCTCATTCATGAGAACAGGGCAAGAGCAGTGAAGGATGGAGCAGTGAGGGTGATTTTGACAAAGGTAAAGAACCGGATTCATGTGGCTGAATCACTAGCTATCCTCGCACTGCTTTCAACTCACCACACAGCTGTTCAAGACATGGGAGAGCTTGGAGCTGTTCCTAGCTTGCTAAGCATCATGAGAGAGGGCTCGTGTGAACGCAGCAAGGAGAATTGTGTAGCAATCCTTCAAGCTATTTGTCTCTATGATAGATCTAAGTTGAAAGAAGTAAGGGATGAAGAGAACAGCCACAGAACAATCTCTGAACTTGCAAGGACTGGAACATCAAGAGCCAAGAGGAAAGCTACTGGAATTCTTGACAGACTGAACAAGATTGTTAATATCACACACACTGCATAA
- the LOC130729408 gene encoding disease resistance protein RPV1-like isoform X1, with the protein MNLPPTFLESLPDCLQILCWEGFPLRSLLLSSRRKNLPDCLQILCWEGFPLRSLLLSSRRKNLVKLYMRNSHLEQLSEDDLELPNLKRLDLSFSSNLIQIPDLFKFPNIEEIILDCCRSLIQVHSSGFLNELKLLWLNSCVELTSLNIRSNILSRSFGLVGLYNCWRLNEFSICGTRAVGEFSGAKEIYDDARCLDVEYSNDLGKLRGITPSGFIHELCWLDLSDCSYLKSLPADVCKLILLRRLYLDCCLDLVNFPEIEEPMENLAVLSLVRTSIQKLPSSLHRLVGLEELNLFNCHRLKMIPSSIGTLTKLCKLDLRYCESLKTFPSSIFKLKLTGLDLTGCSKLKTFPEILEPAESFTHIGLIGTKIKELPSSLDRLVGLQTLRIASHDLESLPNTIGNLNLLSCLYIESCDKLTEIPNDIVRLSSSLTKLSLRNIGIVSLPESIAHLSRLESLDVSRCKKLECIPALPPSMKKLLAFNCPSITRVVPNPSDSKEGTFIFNLTSSGEHNPSAHCNIVEDARRRIIEGAYRSVYYCFPGSAVPHWFPYHCEGNSLTLDKDSLNMWHDNRVSGLAVCVVLQNPFCDYLRFSLTYESDGRTHELRCDDDQLEKSLNKSLFQMEDDMGFHTFLWKYDLMDSANIDKGTFHALKFTFETSTLTWLNIATVKRCGICPLYTKEKKRKLNDGLVD; encoded by the exons ATGAACCTTCCTCCTACATTTCTTGAAAGTCTTCCGGATTGTTTACAAATTCTTTGTTGGGAGGGATTTCCTCTAAGATCTTTGCTGCTGAGCTCTCGTCGAAAAAATCTTCCGGATTGTTTACAAATTCTTTGTTGGGAGGGATTTCCTCTAAGATCTTTGCTGCTGAGCTCTCGTCGAAAAAATCTTGTTAAACTTTACATGCGCAATAGCCATCTTGAACAACTTTCGGAGGATGACCTG GAATTACCTAATTTGAAAAGACTCGATCTCAGTTTTTCTTCGAATCTGATTCAAATACCAGACCTTTTTAAGTTTCCAAATATTGAGGAAATAATTCTCGATTGTTGTAGAAGCTTGATTCAAGTTCACTCCTCCGGTTTCCTCAACGAGCTCAAACTTTTATGGTTAAATAGTTGTGTTGAGCTTACGAGTTTGAATATTCGTAGCAATATTCTATCAAGATCTTTTGGATTAGTGGGGCTCTATAATTGTTGGCGACTCAACGAGTTTTCAATATGTGGAACTAGGGCGGTTGGTGAATTCTCAGGAGCCAAAGAAATTTACGATGATGCACGATGTCTGGATGTAGAATATTCAAATGATCTTGGAAAATTAAGAGGAATTACACCGTCGGGATTTATCCATGAGCTCTGTTGGTTAGACCTCAGTGATTGTTCATACCTTAAAAGTCTTCCAGCTGACGTTTGTAAGTTGATATTGCTAAGAAGACTTTATCTAGATTGTTGCCTAGATTTGGTAAATTTCCCTGAAATAGAAGAGCCAATGGAAAACTTAGCGGTGCTTTCTTTGGTGCGAACATCAATACAAAAACTACCTTCATCCTTGCACCGTTTGGTCGGGCTTGAAGAATTGAACTTGTTCAATTGCCATAGGTTGAAGATGATTCCGTCTTCCATTGGAACACTCACCAAACTTTGCAAGTTAGATCTTCGCTACTGTGAATCACTTAAAACTTTTCCCAGCAGCATTTTCAAATTGAAGTTGACAGGACTTGATTTAACTGGTTGCTCAAAGCTAAAGACCTTCCCAGAGATCTTGGAGCCTGCAGAAAGTTTTACTCACATTGGGTTAATAGGTACAAAAATTAAAGAACTCCCTTCATCATTGGACCGCTTGGTGGGTCTTCAAACCTTGCGTATAGCGTCTCATGATCTAGAGTCACTTCCAAACACCATTGGCAATCTAAACCTTCTCTCTTGCCTTTACATTGAATCCTGTGATAAATTAACAGAAATCCCAAATGACATAGTTCGCTTGTCATCATCATTAACGAAATTATCACTGAGAAATATCGGAATTGTTAGCCTTCCGGAGAGTATTGCTCATCTTTCACGCTTGGAATCACTTGATGTAAGTCGATGCAAAAAGCTTGAATGTATCCCGGCACTTCCACCATCTATGAAAAAGTTATTGGCATTTAATTGCCCATCCATTACAAGAGTGGTGCCAAACCCGTCGGATTCCAAAGAGGGTACCTTCATATTTAATTTAACCAGTAGTGGTGAACACAATCCAAGTGCTCATTGTAATATTGTGGAAGATGCCAGGCGTAGGATCATTGAGGGTGCATATAGGTCTGTGTACTATTGCTTTCCAGGGAGTGCAGTTCCCCATTGGTTCCCTTATCATTGTGAGGGGAATTCATTGACTTTGGATAAAGATTCTCTAAATATGTGGCATGATAACAGGGTCTCTGGTTTGGCTGTGTGTGTCGTTTTGCAAAATCCATTTTGTGATTATCTTAGATTCAGCTTAACATATGAATCTGATGGCCGCACACACGAACTTCGTTGCGATGATGATCAGCTGGAAAAATCTTTGAACAAGAGTTTGTTTCAAATGGAAGATGACATGGGATTTCACACATTCCTATGGAAATATGACTTAATGGACTCTGCAAACATCGACAAAGGGACCTTTCATGCCCTCAAATTCACATTTGAGACCAGCACTCTCACTTGGTTAAATATTGCCACCGTGAAAAGGTGCGGAATATGCCCTCTTTataccaaagaaaaaaaaaggaaattgaaTGATGGCCTAGTTGACTGA
- the LOC130729408 gene encoding disease resistance protein RPV1-like isoform X2 — MGGIGKTTLARALHNKLASKFSSSCCVLHAHKEIERVGIDSLQAKIFSELLDNEAIPSNGLDYAIERIKRARVLLILDDLKDSNQLKELVGGHDNFGQGSRIVITSRDKQALQKAEEDKIYQVTKMSDEDSLQLFNLNAFKQNPSVKTYKTLVERVLEYAQGVPLVLNVLGRLLCGKSIKVWESMLKKLQKFPHHEVFNVLKLSYDGLDDEEKDIFLEIVCFYVGELEDIALDLLDGCGFSAHIGMDVLKDRGLISISHHQIVMHDLILEMGLQIVSQQHVNNNPRKHVGLCKYEEIYNKQGTDAINFLGVCKIEEDELDPETFKNMHSLRILYFYKYMLEVPYWLEIRPIKCL; from the exons ATGGGAGGAATAGGTAAAACTACACTTGCTCGAGCACTACATAACAAACTGGCTTCCAAGTTCAGTTCCAGCTGCTGTGTTTTACATGCCCATAAAGAAATAGAAAGAGTTGGAATAGACTCTCTACAAGCAAAAATCTTTTCCGAACTTCTAGACAACGAAGCTATCCCTTCCAATGGATTGGATTATGCAATTGAAAGGATCAAACGAGCAAGGGTTCTCCTTATTCTTGATGATCTCAAAGATTCAAATCAACTTAAAGAATTAGTTGGTGGACATGACAACTTCGGCCAGGGAAGTAGAATCGTTATCACTAGCAGAGACAAGCAGGCGCTTCAGAAAGCTGAAGAAGATAAAATATATCAAGTCACAAAGATGAGTGATGAAGACTCCCTACAACTCTTCAATTTAAATGCCTTTAAACAGAACCCTTCTGTAAAAACTTATAAGACCTTGGTAGAAAGGGTATTAGAATATGCTCAAGGGGTTCCATTAGTTCTCAATGTTTTGGGCAGGTTGCTTTGTGGTAAATCAATCAAAGTATGGGAAAGTATGCTAAAAAAGCTGCAAAAGTTTCCCCATCATGAGGTTTTCAATGTGTTGAAATTAAGTTATGATGGGCTGGATGATGAAGAGAAGGACATATTTCTTGAGATTGTTTGCTTCTATGTAGGCGAACTTGAGGACATAGCACTGGATTTACTAGATGGTTGTGGTTTTTCTGCTCACATTGGAATGGATGTTCTTAAAGATAGGGGACTTATATCTATTTCGCACCATCAAATCGTGATGCATGATCTAATACTGGAAATGGGCCTACAAATTGTTAGTCAACAACACGTCAACAACAATCCTAGAAAACATGTTGGTTTATGCAAGTATGAAGAAATTTATAACAAGCAG GGGACGGATGCAATCAATTTCCTCGGCGTGTGCAaaatagaagaagatgaactTGATCCTGAAACTTTCAAAAACATGCATAGTCTGAGAATACTCTATTTCTATAAGTATATGTTAGAAGTCCCatattggctagagataaggccaatcaagtgtttataa
- the LOC130719730 gene encoding TMV resistance protein N-like, with product MSGSSSSAAAATSVMAHPSPATKYEVFLSFRGVDTHYNIDRGNKISDELYTGIEESMIYVIIFSQNYASSAWCLKELVKIWECKEKYGRHVIPVFYKVEPATIKYQQGSYEKAFADHINQKRFDEEEIKSWKVALNNAAGLKGNSVDDTRPEIKVVDGIVEDIVKKLNRSFSSTDDQGMVGIDKHIAQMESLLQLETEGVRIIGI from the exons ATGTCTGGGAGCTCTTCTTCGGCTGCTGCTGCAACAAGTGTTATGGCTCATCCTTCTCCTGCTACAAAGTATGAAGTGTTTTTGAGCTTTAGAGGGGTGGACACTC ATTACAACATAGACAGAGGTAATAAGATCTCAGATGAGCTCTACACAGGGATTGAAGAGTCCATGATTTATGTCATCATTTTCTCTCAAAACTATGCTTCTTCGGCGTGGTGTCTGAAGGAACTTGTGAAGATCTGGGAATGCAAGGAGAAATATGGAAGGCATGTGATACCGGTTTTCTACAAGGTGGAACCAGCAACTATTAAGTATCAACAGGGGAGTTATGAAAAAGCTTTCGCTGACCATATCAATCAAAAGCGGTTTGACGAGGAAGAAATAAAGAGTTGGAAAGTTGCTCTAAACAATGCAGCTGGACTCAAAGGCAACAGTGTAGATGACACCAG ACCAGAAATCAAGGTTGTTGATGGTATTGTGGAAgatattgtaaaaaaattaaatcgtTCTTTCTCAAGTACTGATGATCAAGGAATGGTTGGAATCGACAAACATATTGCACAGATGGAGTCCTTGTTGCAACTTGAGACAGAAGGTGTTCGGATCATAGGAATCTAG